The Epinephelus lanceolatus isolate andai-2023 chromosome 11, ASM4190304v1, whole genome shotgun sequence genome window below encodes:
- the LOC117265687 gene encoding uncharacterized protein LOC117265687, giving the protein MSVSGIHHGVLRMYGGFIFKQWKKRFLLLTAEGSLLVCHDASSPPDQLVLLQSSCEAIVEGKEILDLPKLPSGGSRDCCFALILPQSKYLLLMTETPADCSQWLNVLKKVKQSLSSPLSPCKRHQVPPPRITLRDLVPEQILDKDPPTPPVSDTEAPSPGPMTCASPREKGRSSPRTKYYKGGVHSPGCLRHGTISNAQAVRAVYLLMGGAAASSAMGYLGACSLPNLEAKAPDLPINTDFSGMGPAGAYHTGSPALDSPHFNSFDFEVADSDFDAFDCGGFTF; this is encoded by the exons GTGGATTTATTTTCAAACAGTGGAAGAAGAGATTTCTGCTCCTGACAGCTGAGGGCAGTCTCCTTGTGTGCCACGATGCCTCATCTCCCCCTGACCAGCTGGTGCTGTTGCAGAGCAGCTGTGAGGCAATCGTGGAAGGCAAAGAGATCCTAGACCTGCCTAAGTTGCCCTCCGGTGGAAGTAGGGATTGCTGCTTTGCCCTGATCCTCCCCCAGAGCAAGTACCTGCTGCTGATGACTGAGACCCCTGCAGACTGCAG TCAATGGCTGAATGTGCTGAAAAAAGTGAAACAG AGTCTCTCATCACCTCTCAGTCCTTGTAAGCGACACCAGGTGCCACCACCACGAATTACTCTCCGAGATCTGGTGCCTGAGCAAATCCTCGACAAAGATCCACCAACTCCACCTGTCAGCGACACAGAGGCACCTTCCCCGGGGCCTATGACTTGTGCTTCCCCGCGGGAGAAAG GCAGGAGTTCTCCTCGCACAAAGTATTACAAAGGAGGCGTACATTCACCAGGGTGTCTGCGCCATGGCACTATCAGTAATGCCCAAGCAGTGAGGGCGGTTTATCTGCTGATGGGAGGggctgctgcttcctctgccatGGGTTACCTAGGCGCATGCTCGCTCCCTAATCTGGAAGCCAAAGCTCCTGACCTGCCAATCAACACGGATTTCTCTGGCATGGGACCAGCAGGAGCGTACCACACCGGCAGCCCTGCACTCGACTCCCCTCATTTTAACAGCTTTGACTTTGAAGTGGCAG